Proteins found in one Sorghum bicolor cultivar BTx623 chromosome 1, Sorghum_bicolor_NCBIv3, whole genome shotgun sequence genomic segment:
- the LOC8054187 gene encoding homeobox protein knotted-1-like 4 has translation MEEELPALASGSKAATTTPFYLALDHRASATSSSPPAEAPTPPPPSAVSDPSRQSNSERGSEIIKAKIMSHPLYPALLRAFIDCRKVGAPPETVGRLSALADEVEMNSDDRQEQRPADPELDQFMEIYCHMLVRYRQELTRPIQEADEFFRSMEAQIDSFSLDDNGYEEGGGSSDEDEQETGDLGGLPVPAETGSPSGEDKELKSRLLNKYSGYLSSLWRELSRKKKKGKLPRDARQKLLHWWQLHYRWPYPSELEKAALAESTGLDAKQINNWFINQRKRHWKPAPPTMGLATGDYRLGSHGGGGGGSSSSANAGLRVEGQYFTGGSSYPRGP, from the exons ATGGAGGAGGAGCTGCCTGCTCTTGCCAGTGGCTCAAAGGCGGCCACCACGACGCCTTTCTACCTCGCCTTAGATCACAGAGCTTCGGCCACTTCATCTTCACCGCCGGCGGAGGCGCCAACACCGCCGCCGCCTTCCGCCGTCTCAGATCCTTCTAGACAGTCCAACAGCGAGAGGGGATCCGAAATAATCAAAGCCAAGATCATGTCTCACCCTCTCTATCCTGCTCTCTTGAGAGCCTTCATAGACTGCCGGAAG GTTGGAGCGCCGCCGGAGACTGTCGGCCGGCTTTCCGCCCTCGCCGATGAGGTCGAAATGAACTCAGACGACAGACAAGAACAGCGACCAGCAGACCCAGAGCTCGATCAGTTCATG GAGATCTATTGTCACATGTTGGTAAGGTACAGACAGGAGCTCACAAGACCAATCCAGGAAGCCGACGAATTCTTCAGAAGCATGGAGGCCCAGATCGATTCATTTTCGTTAG ATGACAATGGCTATGAAGAAGGAGGCGGTTCCTCCGACGAAGACGAGCAAGAAACCGGCGACTTGGGCGGCCTGCCGGTCCCAGCTGAGACCGGCAGCCCGTCCGGGGAGGACAAGGAGCTGAAGAGCCGCCTCCTGAACAAGTACAGCGGCTACCTGAGCAGCCTCTGGAGGGAGCTctcgaggaagaagaagaaaggcaAGCTGCCGAGGGACGCGCGCCAGAAGCTCCTCCACTGGTGGCAGCTGCACTACAGATGGCCCTATCCCTCG GAGCTGGAGAAGGCGGCGCTGGCAGAGTCGACGGGGCTCGACGCGAAGCAGATCAACAACTGGTTCATCAACCAGCGGAAGCGCCACTGGAAGCCGGCGCCACCGACGATGGGGCTGGCCACAGGAGATTACAGGTTGGGCtcgcatggcggcggcggcggcggttctAGCAGCTCGGCCAACGCCGGTCTCCGCGTGGAGGGGCAGTACTTCACCGGCGGAAGCTCGTATCCCCGTGGCCCGTGA